The following proteins are co-located in the Gossypium hirsutum isolate 1008001.06 chromosome A02, Gossypium_hirsutum_v2.1, whole genome shotgun sequence genome:
- the LOC107951864 gene encoding bidirectional sugar transporter SWEET1 codes for MEVLHFIFGVFGNATALFLFLAPTITFTRIIRSKSTEQFSGIPYVMTLLNCLLSAWYGLPFVSKNNLLVSTINGTGAGIETIYVLVFIFYAPKTEKARILGLFACVLTVFSAVALISLFALHGNGRKLFCGLAATIFSIIMYASPLSIMRLVIKTKSVEFMPFFLSLFVFLCGTSWFVYGLLGRDAFVAIPNGFGCGLGFMQLILYSIYRNNKGSGQAKKPTANGTVEMGAEKSHQEKPTNAKLPHLEHV; via the exons atggaagttttgcatttcatttttggtgtttttg gGAATGCCACTGCTTTGTTCCTCTTCTTGGCTCCAAC GATAACATTTACGAGGATCATTAGAAGTAAGTCTACAGAGCAATTCTCGGGAATACCCTATGTCATGACCTTGCTCAACTGTCTCCTCTCTGCTTG GTATGGGCTTCCCTTTGTATCAAAAAACAACCTTCTGGTTTCAACAATCAATGGCACCGGTGCAGGCATCGAGACCATTTATGTGCTGGTCTTCATCTTCTACGCACCAAAAACGGAGAAAGCTAGAATCCTTGGGCTCTTCGCTTGTGTACTCACCGTTTTCTCTGCTGTTGCCCTCATCTCCCTCTTTGCCCTCCATGGTAATGGCAGAAAACTCTTTTGTGGCCTTGCTGCTACCATTTTCTCCATTATCATGTATGCTTCACCTCTTTCAATCATG AGGCTGGTGATCAAAACTAAGAGTGTGGAGTTCATGCCATTTTTCTTGTCACTGTTTGTGTTCCTGTGTGGTACTTCATGGTTTGTCTATGGCCTTCTTGGTCGTGATGCTTTTGTTGCT ATCCCCAATGGATTTGGGTGTGGGCTAGGGTTCATGCAGCTCATCCTTTACAGCATCTATCGCAACAACAAGGGCTCTGGACAGGCAAAGAAGCCAACCGCCAATGGAACCGTTGAGATGGGAGCAGAGAAATCCCACCAAGAGAAGCCAACAAATGCCAAACTTCCTCATCTTGAACATGTTTAA